From a region of the Palaeococcus ferrophilus DSM 13482 genome:
- a CDS encoding ASCH domain-containing protein, translated as MATWRMGLQEEYLKAIAEGRKRIEGRLYDEKRQGIRPGDTIIFENKLMTVVKDVRVYSSFREMLEKEGLENVLPGVESIEEGVKVYRRFYSEEKERKYGVAAIEVEPVGWVGESLT; from the coding sequence ATGGCGACGTGGAGAATGGGCCTCCAGGAAGAGTACCTTAAGGCGATAGCCGAGGGAAGGAAGAGGATAGAGGGAAGGCTCTACGACGAGAAGAGGCAGGGAATAAGGCCTGGTGATACGATAATCTTCGAGAACAAGCTGATGACGGTGGTGAAGGACGTGAGGGTTTACTCCTCCTTCAGGGAGATGCTCGAGAAGGAAGGGCTTGAGAACGTCCTGCCGGGAGTTGAGAGCATTGAGGAGGGGGTTAAGGTCTACAGGCGCTTTTATTCGGAGGAGAAGGAGAGAAAGTACGGTGTCGCTGCCATAGAGGTCGAGCCCGTTGGATGGGTAGGGGAGTCGCTCACTTAA
- a CDS encoding type II toxin-antitoxin system VapC family toxin produces the protein MGAVLDTNVIIEVARNEELLDKVLKLDNTFYLTSITRFELLVGLPRKEELIWLDSLIELPFDRKSAEVAAYLHKKLREKGNPMGLRDLFIGAVSLANELPLITLDGDFELLREFGLDVRFLK, from the coding sequence ATGGGGGCAGTCCTTGATACGAACGTGATTATTGAGGTTGCCAGAAACGAAGAACTGCTCGATAAAGTGCTTAAACTGGACAACACCTTCTACCTAACTTCAATAACTCGCTTTGAACTCCTTGTAGGTCTCCCAAGAAAGGAGGAGCTTATATGGCTGGATTCCCTAATCGAGCTTCCATTTGACAGGAAATCCGCGGAAGTTGCCGCGTACCTCCACAAAAAGCTGAGAGAAAAGGGAAATCCGATGGGGCTAAGAGACCTGTTCATAGGCGCCGTTTCACTGGCTAACGAGCTTCCTTTGATAACCCTCGACGGAGATTTCGAATTGTTGAGGGAATTTGGCCTCGACGTGAGATTTCTTAAGTGA
- a CDS encoding antitoxin VapB family protein — translation MVKTITISDDVYKELLRIKGDKSFSELFRELLRERKGNADALRHIAGILDEEEYKEAKKRIKELEEAFEEWGQSLIRT, via the coding sequence ATGGTTAAGACCATCACGATATCCGATGACGTTTACAAAGAACTGCTTCGCATCAAGGGCGATAAATCCTTCAGCGAGCTGTTCCGGGAACTTTTGAGGGAGAGGAAGGGTAACGCCGATGCCCTGAGGCACATAGCTGGAATCCTCGATGAGGAAGAGTATAAAGAGGCTAAAAAGCGCATCAAGGAACTTGAGGAGGCGTTCGAGGAATGGGGGCAGTCCTTGATACGAACGTGA
- the pcp gene encoding pyroglutamyl-peptidase I has product MKVLITGFEPFGGEEINPSWEAVKVLPEKIDGATLVKRQLPVTFRGVKELLPKLIVEEKPDVVILTGQAGGRPNITVERIAINVMDSAIADNEGYKPEDEPVFEEAPAAYFATIPVKAIVKALREAKIPASVSNTAGTYVCNTAMFTALHTIAVAGMETRAGFIHVPFIHEQALDKPRPSMALETIARAFEVVVRTSIGEQKGY; this is encoded by the coding sequence ATGAAGGTTCTGATTACGGGTTTCGAGCCATTTGGCGGAGAGGAGATAAACCCCTCATGGGAAGCCGTTAAGGTCCTCCCGGAGAAGATAGACGGAGCAACCTTGGTGAAACGCCAGCTCCCCGTGACCTTCAGAGGTGTTAAAGAACTCCTCCCGAAGCTAATCGTCGAGGAGAAGCCGGACGTCGTGATTCTAACAGGTCAAGCCGGCGGAAGGCCCAACATAACCGTCGAGCGCATCGCCATCAACGTTATGGACTCCGCGATAGCTGATAACGAGGGCTACAAGCCCGAGGACGAGCCCGTCTTTGAGGAGGCTCCGGCCGCGTATTTCGCCACCATTCCAGTGAAGGCCATCGTTAAAGCTCTCAGGGAAGCTAAAATCCCTGCTTCCGTCTCTAACACCGCGGGAACCTACGTGTGCAATACCGCGATGTTCACGGCGCTCCACACGATAGCCGTTGCCGGAATGGAAACCCGGGCCGGCTTCATACACGTGCCCTTCATCCACGAGCAGGCCCTCGACAAGCCGAGACCCTCAATGGCTCTGGAGACCATAGCGAGGGCCTTCGAGGTGGTCGTGAGAACTTCCATTGGAGAACAAAAGGGATATTAA
- a CDS encoding geranylgeranyl reductase family protein: MEYDVLIIGGGPVGNYLAYLLSGEYRILVVEKKGSFGGKACTGIIGAESYEILGFPKRAILNAFRGATFYSKIRSFEIARTEPQAYMVDRKTFEKELAQRAVRRGAEYWMRATFVGFKNGKAVIQRPGSVEEVEARVYVGADGIDSRVAKAIGAKSEAEFLPGFEMEVVGDFERKDFVEVWVNREMNPEFFFWVAPIDEGLARVGTIGRLEHLYRFLRMRGLEPSRVVEFKAGSVGLGLRRPWVKGNIALIGDAALQLKPLTAGGIAYGAFAAHMLKRALDEGKLKLYEKYTKDLKREIAFGLRARRVYRAFPQEKIEELFEILGSREAIEVIEPTASFDEHAKTIKALLKHPKLLAKLLRVSPTVIRGLL, translated from the coding sequence TTGGAGTACGATGTCCTTATCATCGGCGGCGGGCCCGTGGGCAACTATCTGGCATACCTGCTCTCGGGGGAATACCGCATTCTTGTGGTGGAGAAGAAGGGCTCTTTTGGAGGGAAAGCTTGCACGGGGATAATAGGAGCCGAAAGCTACGAAATCCTCGGTTTTCCGAAGAGGGCAATTTTAAACGCCTTCAGAGGGGCCACGTTCTACTCCAAGATCCGGAGCTTTGAGATAGCGAGGACAGAGCCCCAGGCATATATGGTTGACAGGAAAACGTTTGAGAAGGAGCTAGCACAGCGAGCAGTAAGGAGGGGCGCAGAGTACTGGATGAGGGCCACTTTCGTGGGTTTCAAGAACGGAAAGGCCGTGATTCAGAGGCCTGGAAGCGTGGAAGAGGTGGAGGCAAGGGTGTACGTTGGCGCGGACGGCATTGACAGCAGGGTGGCGAAGGCCATAGGAGCTAAGAGCGAGGCCGAGTTTCTCCCAGGGTTTGAGATGGAGGTCGTGGGGGACTTTGAGAGAAAGGACTTCGTGGAGGTGTGGGTGAACAGGGAGATGAATCCGGAATTCTTCTTCTGGGTGGCTCCCATTGATGAAGGACTCGCGAGGGTCGGCACGATAGGGAGACTCGAACACCTCTACCGCTTCCTAAGGATGAGGGGGCTCGAACCCTCGAGGGTGGTTGAGTTCAAGGCGGGGAGCGTTGGCCTCGGCCTCAGGAGGCCGTGGGTGAAGGGTAATATAGCCCTCATAGGGGACGCGGCTCTGCAGCTCAAGCCCCTCACAGCGGGAGGGATAGCCTACGGCGCCTTCGCGGCTCATATGCTCAAGAGGGCCCTCGACGAGGGGAAGCTCAAGCTCTACGAAAAGTACACGAAGGACCTCAAGAGGGAGATAGCCTTCGGGCTCAGGGCGAGGAGGGTTTACAGGGCGTTCCCTCAGGAGAAGATTGAGGAGCTCTTCGAGATTCTCGGAAGCAGGGAGGCGATTGAGGTCATAGAACCCACGGCCAGCTTTGACGAGCACGCGAAAACCATAAAAGCCCTCCTGAAACATCCGAAACTGCTCGCAAAGCTCCTCAGGGTTTCACCCACTGTGATCAGAGGGCTGCTGTGA